Below is a genomic region from uncultured Sunxiuqinia sp..
TTGACAATCTCTTTGTTGGTTACTAAAAATGAGCGTACATCATAGTGGGTACTCAGTGGAATTTCAGTGGTTGTTTCCGGGCCAATCAACAACTGAACACGGCTCAACGCATCTTCGGGCCCAACGGCTTTAATGACGTCTCCTTTTTGCAGTATTGTATCGGGTGAAGGAGTAATCGCTGTATCTCCGTGCATAACGCGTGAAACAACTGCCTTAGTCATAAACCGAATGCGTAATCCACCAATGGTTTTCCCAACCACATTTTCATTTTCAACAACAAAATTTTTACGCATGATTTCTGGGTATCCGGCTGACATTTCTTTTTTGTATTGAGCTTCTGCATCCTTGATATTCACCCGAAGAAAACGAGGTAATAAGCTGACGAACAAAATTACACCAATAACTCCAAAGGGGTAACCAATACCATAACCAATAGATGCCAGTGGTGAACCGGTTGTGTCGATAGCAGCAGCCAATCCGGGCGTGCTAGTTAAAGATCCGGTTAACAGTCCAATACACAGGCTTTTATCAATCCCCATAAAATGGTAAACACCATATGTGATCAGACTTGAAGTAAAAATCAGTAAACTGGCCAGCAAAGCCAATTCACGACCATTCTTTTTAAATGAGCCAAAAAAACCTGGACCCGCCTGAATTCCAATGGTAAAGATAAATAATACAAGTCCTAGGTATTGAAAGTCTTTGGGAATGATGATTCCAAAATGTCCGAAAACCAAGGCGACAAAAATTACGGCAGAGACATCAAGCGATATCCCTTTTATTTTTATCCGCCCAATAATAAAACCGACTAAAATTATTAGAAAAAGTGCAAAATAGCTGTTGCTGAACAAACCCATGGCATTTGATTTTAAGGCTGCAAAAGTATAAACTTTTTGCCTTAACATCTTTAAATGTCTCTATAAATAGGATGATAAACTATTCTTTTAACAGAAAGGAAAAATCGTCGCCAGCCTTTAACTCGTGTGGCGCTTTACCCTGAATAAAAATACGGGTCGACCGTTCGCCAATCAGCTCCAGCTTATTGTCTTCCAGTTTTAACATGGTTCCTTCGCGTAAACCAACTACGTATACATTGGGATTGATCTCCAAAAACTCGGATATCCGCTGTTCGCGGGTTTCACCACCGTGTCCTTCAGGATTGGCATCGAGGTAATGTGGGTTAATTTGAAATGAAACCAGATTGATGGTATTAAATCCCTTGGGATCAATAATGGGCATGTCGTTGGTTGTGCGTAGCGATGGACAAGCGACATTCGATCCGGCACTCCACCCCATGTAGGGTGTTCCGGCTTTCACCTTCTGGCGAATCGGCTCCATCAAATCCTGATCGTGCAACATGCGAACCAACTGCCAAGTATTTCCTCCGCCAATCACAATAGCTTCAGCTTCTTCAACTCCTTTTACGGGATTTTTGAAGTGATGAATACCAACGACTTCGTGCCCAATTTCCTGAAAGCTTTCATTTACTCTTTGCTCATATTCGTCAAACGAAAAGCTAACGGCCGCGTAGGGAATGAATAAGGTTTTTACTTTTTGATCGCCTAAAAACTGTTGGATCTGATTTTTGGGATACCCCAGATACGGTTCTCCGGGCATTGTTGAGTTGCTAAGAAGTAATAATTTCATCCGTTCAAAATTTTCAAGTTTTTTAAAATTTGAGAACGGATGTGCTGCTCCGCTCTCTCATAAACTTTTTTAATCGTTGTTGTTTGTGAATTTTTGATTAATAAAAGTTCATGTCCGTTTCGTTTATTCCTATTTATATGGTCCGATACAGCATTGACTCAATACCTCGAACAAGCCATCTAAAATAAGAAAATCAAAAAGAATAAAACAGGAAATTTATCAGCAGCCTGATTTAAAAGGAAAATAAGGCTAATCCAATTGAAAATGGGTATAATTCAGGTCCTTTATCGGTAACAAATAATGGTTGAAGATCAAGCGTTGCATATAAGTTGACAAAGCGGTAGCCAATTTTGACCATGCCCGAAAAACGAAAATCGTGGATGTAAAAATCATCCGGTGTTTTCAGCTTTTCCTTTTTCCCGTTTTCGCGGTACTTCACTTTTGTATGCGAACTCAATCGCTTTTGAAGAACCACTCCGGCAGCCAGATAAATTCGATTTCCATATTCTTTCAAAGGAACCTGAAATTCAACCAATAATGGAGCACTAAGGTAGGTTGACGACAACTTGGATTTTTGTTTCGAATCATAAAACTGTTCGATTGGCTCAATGCGGTAGCCTCCCTTTTCAATACTTGTTTTTTTATCGAGAAAGTAAGTTTGAATTTCCAGGCCCAATCCGGTTACCAGTCCAATCGTATTGCGGGTTCGCTGCAAGCTTTTCGAAAACTGGATCAGGTTCAGATTCAAGACGGTAGATCGCAATAAGTTGACATCCAGAAAACCGGCATCCTCTTCAGCATACATCGAGTAATCTTCATTGGTAAAACCATTTACGCCCAGATAAATTCCCGACCAATGACCTTTGAATTCATCATCCCAGTAATTAAAGCCATCCGTTACGACACCATGTGGTTGAATAATATTGGGCTGGCGGCGTGACATGGACTGCTTAACCTGCAATGTATCTGCTGGTTGTGCGCTGACGAAAAATACGCAAGCCACTAATGATAATATCAGAGTAAAATGTTTCATTCTAATCGTATGCATTTTGTAGGGGTCAAGTGGAACTCGCATAAACGATCCTTCAGTGTGGACGAGTTTTTTACGTGCTCAATTCATGACTTATTTCCTCAAACAAAGTTAAGCATGAAAATTGAAAAAAGAAGCCAGCTCGTAGCAGGCTTACCTATTTTCTGAAAATTGTAATTAGAAGTTAACCAAGCCAATTCCGATTGAGAACGGAAAAAGCTCCGGTCCTTTATTTTCTTTGAAGAAGGTCGACAGGCTATATGTGGCAAACAAGCTGATATCTTTTAGCCCAATCCGACCGGCAAGAGAATATTTAAATGGATTGATGTTGAAACTTCCACGATCTTTGCTCTTGGTATGATCGGTTTTATACTTGGTGTGCGAACCGATATTTAAGCCACCAATCACGCCTCCCTGAACAAACAGGTAATTGCTTCGCCGGTTAACTGGAACTTGAAATTCGAGTAATAGCGGAATAGTCAGATATGAAACCGTCAGTTTTGATTTGTCAAATCCGTCAGGATCAATTGGCTTTGGCTCGATCATTCCATTCACTTTTTCTATTGTAAGCGGGTTGTCAAAGCGATAGTTGTTCATCGACCAGCCCATGCCGGTTACCAGTCCTATCCGATTCTCTTTTAAGGCAATATTATATTCTAAAAAGTTAATATTCACTTCAATCGACTTTGGCTGATTGAGCTCCATGAATTCATCGACTCCGAGGTAATTTGCACCGTAAAAGCCATTTACGCCCAGTTCAAAACCAGCCCAGTGGCCGTCAAAATTGTTATGTTTCCAGTTGTCTTTATCCTTATCATCATCTTCCCAAAACCGGTCACGGTGCATGTTAATGTTCGTTTGTCCCTCTCTCTCTATAATCTCAATATTTCGCTTTCCAAACCGTATATGTGTCGTATCGTTATCGTCATTATCATCAATATAAATCCGATCTCTAAATAGTCCCACTTCAGTTCTACCGGGTCCTTCTTTTACTTCAACTACTTTTCCTACTCTGGTGGTGTCTTGTGCAACTAGTGCCACAGCGAAAAAGAAGATTAACAGGGTTGTTATTACTGCTCTTTTCATGGTATTCAAGTTTATCTGTTTTACAAGTCATTTGGTTGACTTCCTTTTTTTTTGAAAGCCTTGCGAAACATGCTTTGCTTTGTTCTCGGTAGTAGGACGGACTGCTATTTGGAAAAGTTACAGATGGAATTAATCTTTTTTTAGCGGAATTGAAAAAGCGAACAACCGGGTATTCAGACTGATTTCGGATAATTTTCCTTTTCCATTTTTTTCGTAGTCTACCCGTTCATTACTGACAGTTGAAACGGCATCTAATCCTGCGGTTATGATATTACCCAAACTCAATGATTCATTTTTGTCTTTATTCAATACTTTCTCAGCCAGATATTCGTCTATACTCAGATAATCAGGTGCATTCGAATGTTGATGCTTCTTTTCAACCAGCGCAATTGTTTGCGGATTGTTGTGTTTAAGCTGAATACTTTTAGGCTTTAAAGTTGCAGGAGCGGCTTCCCTGATGGTAATTAATTGATTTGATTGCTTTTCAACAGGAGTTGTGATAGTTGGTTGAATAACCGGAATCGGCTTGATGACTTCGTGTTCTTTTTTGGGTTGCTGATTTTCATACTCATTCAAAACAATCGGTGCTTGATTCGGAGTGGTAACTTTTTGTTTTTCGAAATCCGGCTGTTGTTCTTCGGCCAACTGAACCGGTTGTTGATTTGTCGTTGAATAATTCCAAATAGCATAAACAAAAAAGGAAAGGAGCAAAACAGCTGCAACGTGACTTGCCCAAAGCATTAAAATTTTGGTGTTTGATTTTTTGTAAAGCCGTTCCTTGTCATTAAAAACAATATCGGGTTCAACTTGAAGTTTCGTTCTCAGGAATTGGTCAAAATAAAGCTCTTTTTTAGGATTGCTGGTAATTTCATGAATAAACGCTTTTTCATCTTCTATACTCAAGTCGTTTTCCATCAGGGCAATTGCCCGATAATCAAATTCGGGAGATTCAGTCAACGTATTTTTTTTCAAAACTTCTTTTCTTGGTAAAACCGTTAAATCGGGCTCCAGCTTTTTAATAGCCGAAACCGCTTTTAGTTCTTCATGAAGATCAGGATTGTCATTCAGGAAATCTAAAAACACATCAACCTGATTATCAAGCAAAGTACCGTCAAGATAATCCAAAAAGTAAATCTCGTAATTTGTACGGTCAATATTCATAAGTTAAACAAGCACATCTAATTTGCCAATATAATTCTTCAAAAACACCCGGGCTCGATAAATATACACCTTCACCTGGGATTCACTCAGAGCGGTTAATTCGCTAATCTCTTTGTAAGAATAACCTTCATAGTCGCGCAACATCAGTACCGATCGCTGATCCTCCGGGAGCAAACGAATGGCCTGATTCAGCACTTCGCCAATATCAGAATATTGCTGATCATGCCCTTCATCTTGAAGTTGCAGATCATCGTAACGTTTTTGACGCTGATCTTTTCGGATCACATCAATTGTTCGATGGTAAGCCGTGGATAATAAATATGATTTTATTTTGCATGAATCAACCGTTCGCTTATGCATCCAAAGCTTTTCGAAACTATCCTGAACAATATCACGTGCCTTTTCCTGGTCTTTGATATTCTTCAAAACAAATCGAAAAATTCCATCTGCATAAAGATTTACTGCTTGGTTATATTCTTCAACCGTCATACTTATTTGGGTCGTTACACCTTTATGACGGGTAAGGTTTTATTTTGTTACAGCAAGTAACTGACTAAGTTGTTTTTTTGACTGAGAAAGCTGAATTGCCCGTTGCAATGTTTCATCGATATCCTTAATAATTGGGAAGAATCCTTCCTCTCCGATAATATTGCGAGCGATGTAGGCTTTTATTTGAGTTTCAATAATTTTCCCACTTTTTGCCAAGCCCTTTCGATCAGTTTCCAAGCCTTCTTTGCTGGCATACACTAAAAACTGATCCAAGATTTTAGCATCATCCAGGTAATTATCGAACTCTTTTGCTGTTTTAAGTTCATTTAATAATTCCCGGTTGTTATCGCTATATTGGTATGCGAAATGATAAACCAGTGCTTTTTGCGTAATCTTCGAATAGTAATCGGAATAGCCGGATGTATCGGCAGCCACAAAATAGTCGGGCATCACGCCACCACCACCATAAACGATGCGTCCACCTATCGTTTCATACTTCAGGGAGTCGGCGAATTGAATGCTATCAGCTACTTGAAATTCACCATGCTCGGCTCGGTCCACAATGTCGTGGTAATAATCCAGCTGGTCGCCTTCAACATAGGGTTTTTGAATACACCGACCACTAGGAGTGTAGTAACGGGCAACAGTTAGCCGGAGTGCTGAACCATCTCGGAAAGGAATTTGCTCTTGCACCAGTCCTTTTCCGAAAGAACGACGACCAACAACTAATCCACGGTCGTTATCCTGAATGGCTCCTGCAAAAATTTCGCTGGCGGAAGCCGAATATTCATCAATTAAAACAATGATTTCTTTGTCTAAAGCAACACCCGATTTCGTGGCGTTGTAGGTTTTGCGAGGCTGTGAATTTCCTTCGGTATAAACAATTAGTTTTCCTTTGTCCAAAAATTCGTTGACCATATTGACCACTGCCATCAGGTAACCTCCGGGATTTCCACGTAAATCAACGATAATTTTTTGTGCTCCGGAGTTGGTTAGTTTTTCAACAGCTTCAACAAACTCTTCATGTGTCTTTTCAGCAAAGCGGTTTACTTTTACAAAACCGGTTACATCGTCAATCATATAACTTACGTCAATACTGTAAATTGGAATGTCGCCGCGTGTGATTTCAAAATCGATCAGCTCTGGAATTCCCCGACGTTTGATGCCGACAGCTACTTTGGTTCCTTTTTCGCCACGAAGAACATTCAACACATCTGTATTATTGATGTTAACGCCTGCAATGACTGAGTCGTTGACTGTCACAATTCGATCGCCCGCTAAAATGCCTAATTGATATGAAGGGCCACCGGAAACGACATCAACCACTTGCACGGTATCGTTGTGGATCGAAAACTGTACACCGATTCCACCAAAGTTTCCTTGCATCTCTTCATGAACTTCCTGCATGTCTTTAGCAGGAATATAGGCCGTATGCGGATCTAAATTTTTCAGCAATTCCGGAATTGTTTTTTCAACCAACTCGTTCGTTGAGACTGAATCAACATATGCCTCATTTATTAATTCAACAATGGTGCTCAACTTATTGGCTCGCTGAGGAAGGAAGTTTTGTGATGACGGAGCCTGTATTTTGGTCAAACTATTGCCAAGTACAATACCAATAATTACTGATACAGCAATTAAGATCGGCATGTAAACATTTGTCTTTTTTATATTCATTGACTTTTATTTATTCATCCATTACAACCTGAACGACCTCAATGTCAGCTCGCTTCAGTAAGTTGATGCCATCTTCCAACCGGTAACTATCGGTAAACACAACACGTTTGATTCCGGCTTGAATAATCAGCTTAGCACATTCTAGGCAAGGAGATGACGTAACGTACATGGTACCACCCTCGCTGCTGTTACTTGATTTTGCAACCTTTGTAATCGCATTGGCCTCGGCATGAAGCACGTATGGTTTTGTCTTATTATTGTCGTCTTCGCAAATATTTTCGAAGCCAGACGGCGTTCCATTATAGCCATCGGAAATGATCATTTTGTCTTTCACCAAAAGTGCACCAACCTGGCGTCGCTTACAATACGAATTTTGAGCCCAAATAGTGGCCATCTTCAAATAACGTTGATCAAGCAAAAACTGTTTATTTTCCATCGAATGAAGTGATTAATTGGCAAAAGTAATAAATCATCAGTCTTAAGTTACCGAATACATTACAAAAAAACGTTCACCTCTAAAAAGAAATGAACGTTTTCAATATATTTTTTTTACACACTGGTTTTAAACGTGCATGTATTTTTCTACTGTGTTTAAAAGGTCTTTGGATTTGATGGGCTTTGCCAGGTAATCGTCGCAACCTGCATCCAGCGCCTTTTCCCGATCATCGGACATGGCGAAGGCGGTTTGCGCTACAATTGGCAAGTCGGGCCGTTGGGCTTTCATGATTTTAGTTGCTTCATAGCCATTCATCTCGGGCATTTGAAGATCCATCAATACTAAATCAACTTCTTCCCTATTGAAGATTTCAATTGCTTCCTTTCCATTTTTAGCCCAATAAATTTTCGCCTTAATTTTGCTTAAAACAGCACTCAGGTATAAAAAATTGGATTCAACGTCTTCTGCAATAAGTATTTTAGGATTATCTATTATTGTCATGGTTGTATTCTTATTCTTGTTTATTATAACCAAAGATATCGAAAGATTTATTTAAATGCCATAGTTTATCTTATTTTTTAAATCAGTAAGTAGAATTTAAGTGTCAATCTTATTGCTTTCAAACACAAACGAAGAACGAGTGTTAATTTCTTCGAATCATTTCTAACAATAGAACTCGGAAAGTGATCTGAAACTCATTTACTACTCGCTAAAAACTCTCTTCTTTTGCTAATTTAAATTCTGGATATTTGCAGTAAAAGTACATACTATCGCAAGAAGTTCAAAAAAAAACCACCAACGAGTGCTCTTCTCTTCAAGTTATTTATTTACTTTTAATGGCAACGGCAAAAATTAAAAATAGTTAATCTAGCAATTGCATGGAATCGGGAAATGGCGGGACGACGGTAAAGGGACATCTTAATATCAGCGAGTTTTTCGAGATTGCAGAACTCCAAAAGCTACAAGACTTATTCTCAGAGGTGCACCAGATTGCTTCATTAATTACTTATCCTGATGGGACTCCGATTACGCAAGCCTCTAATTTTTCTAGCTTGTGCTCCGATGTGATCCGGCAAACAGAAAAAGGGGCTCGCAATTGTTCCCGATCAGATTCTGTTATTGGACAGTACAATACCGATGGACCAACTGTTCGGAGATGCTTAAGTGCGGGATTATGGGACGCCGGGGTTAGCATGAAAGTTGGAGATAAACATATTGCAAACTGGTTAATTGGCCAGGTTAAAGGAGACGACTTTGACGAAAACAGCATTGTCAGGTATGCCGATAAAATCGGAGTTGACCGAGGAAAGTTCATTCGCGCTTATCGTGATGTCACTGTTATGAGCGAGTCCAAATTCCGGAAAATTGCTGAATTGCTTTATGTTTATGTAAATCAACTAACAGAAAAGATTCATACCAAACAACTTTTAGTTCAGGCAAATACTGAATTTGAACAGATTACCCAAAGCCTGTCCGATATTATCTGGATGGGCGAATGGAATACTGATACTGGCGAGGTAGTACATTCCTATATTTCAGATGTTGCCGACGAGCTTCTGTTACTTCCCAAAGATACAATAGCCAATAGTTTCGATACATTTTTCTCATATATACTACCAGAATATATAGAAAATGTAAATGTCGTTCTTTCAAAAGCATTACAAGATCAGGAGAAAGAATATTCCATTATTTATGAAATAAAAAAAGGGAATGGGGAAATTTCATGGTTCGAATCTACAGGTAAGAGTCATAAACATGGAAGTGCAGTAAGAATTGTTGGTGTTACGAAGGACCTCACGGAAAGTAAAAAGATAAAACAACAATTAAAAGAAAACGAAGTACGATACCGGGAACTAGCTGAGCATCTTCCTTCGGGGGTTGCGGTGTATCGACCAATAGAAGATGGCAACGATTTTGTTTTTGTCGATTTTAATTCATCTGCTGAAAGAATAACAAGTACCTCGAAAGAAAATATTATTGGAAAAAAGCTTTCTGAACGATTTCCCAACATGGCAGAATCTCCTCTATTCATAGCTGTCAGGAAAGTATACGAAACGGGAGAAGAAGCTCATATTGATCCTATTTATTATTCGGATAGTGCTAGAAGTGGATGGCGTGAAAACTCAATTTATAAGTTGCCAAGCGGCGAAATAGTCGCTATTTTTAAAGATGTGACTGCTCTTAAAAACGCGCAAGACAAACTGAAACGAAAAAACAAGAAACTAAAAGAAGCCAAGAGAATAGCGAAACAAAATGCTCATCGGTTTAAAGCATTGCATGATGCATCATTTGGGGGAATAGCCATCCACGACAAAGCCGTTATTCTGGATTGTAATTTCGGACTTTCGAAACTTTCGGGCTATTCGCATGAAGAATTAGTTGGCATGAACGGTTTGCTGCTAATTGCTGAAGAATCCCGGGAGTTAGTCATGAATAATATTATTGAAGGATATGAAGAATCATATGAGGTAATCGCTGTCAAAAAGAATGGTGAACGATATCCGGTGAGACTAGAAGGAAGAATGATTCACTACAAAGGTGAAAAAGTAAGAGTCGTTGAATTCAGAGACATAACCGAAAGAAAAAAACTCGAGATGGAACAAATAAGAAAGGAACGACTGCTTAATGAAACCGGGCGAATCGCAAAAATAGGAGGCTGGGAGTTTGATGTTCTGACATTGAAACCCTATTTATCAAACGAAGTCAAGCGGATATATGGACTTCCTATTGATGAGGAGCTTCCGGAAGGAACTGACATTCTTCGAAACTATCCTGGAGAAAGTTTGAAAACGATAAAGAAATCTCTAAATCAACTGATTAAAACAGGTACATCCTATGATATAGAAACTCCATTTATTAGCGAAAAAGGTGAAGAAAAATGGGTTCGATCAATTGGGCTGGCGGAGAAAGAACATGGAAAAGTTGTTCGACTTTATGGAACAATACAGGATATTACTGATCAAATTAAACAAGAACAGCGAAACTTGAGACTCAGCGAAGCGATTGAACAAAGCCCTGTAAGCATAGTCGTAACAGACCTGAAAGGAAGAATTGAATATGTGAATCCGGCGTTTCAAAAAGTTACCGGGTATACTCAAGAAGAAGTGATCGGGGAAAAAACGAACTTGTTGTCATCGGGCTATCACAATTCTCAATTCTACAAAAATTTGCGGAGTACATTATTGTCAGGAGAGAGTTGGCAAGGTGAGTTTTGTAATAAAAAGAAGAATGGAGATTTGTATTGGGAAAGTGCACGCATTTCTCCTATAAAAGACAAGAATGGCAAAACACTCAACTATCTGGCAATAAAAGAAGATATTACAGCGACTAAACAAATGATTAGTGATTTAAAAGAATCAAAAGAAAAGGCTGAGCAATCTGATCGATTGAAGTCAGCATTTCTGGCCAATATGAGTCATGAAATCAGAACTCCGATGAATAGTATCCTCGGCTTTATTGAGCTGATACAAATACCCGACTTAAATGATGATGATCGAGCTGAATTTTCGAAGGTTATTAATGAAAGTGGGGAACGACTTCTCGATACGATAAATGATTTAATCGAATATTCTAAGATTGAAGCAGGAGACATTCCTCTTGTTATTGAAGAGTTTAGGCTCGCTGGAGTTTTTGAATTTCAACTTAATTTTTTCGAACTAATTGCAAGAAAAAAAGGCTTGGATATTTCTCTGAGCATTTCGGAGGACCTGCAAAGTACGATTGTAAAAACAGATAGAAATAAGCTGAATTCGATTCTAACAAACCTCATGAACAATGCCATTAAGTTCACCAACCAAGGAAAGGTAAGTTTTGGTTTTGAATTGGAGCAGAATCAGGTGAAATGCTATGTTTCTGATACAGGAAACGGCATCCCTAAAGAGAAGATTGACGCGATTTTTGAACGCTTCATACAGGCTGATTTGAATTTGACGAGGAAATACGAAGGATCCGGACTTGGCTTGGCAATTTGCAAAGGATATTTGGAGAAGATGGGGGGAAGTATCTGGGTAGAATCAGAAGTCGGGAAAGGAAGTACATTTTACTTCACGGTTAACGATAACAATGGAATTTCTTAATTAAACATGCAGTGGTTCAACCCAGTCACATAACTCAGTTGATCCACCCTCATCGCGTAATGGAGTTACTAACGACTATTGTTGTAAGTTTACATCAATAAATAGTGCAACGAGATCAACCTGAAACGGAAAAAGCAATCGCTAAAAGTCAGGACTTCGCCAATGTGGAAGGAAACAGCTATTTTCCAATTGAATCATTAAATAAAGAATATTTTAAAGATGGCGACACTCAGACGGCTTGCCACTGGAGCGGAACCGCATTTTGCGATGACCGGGAAATTGATGGTAAGGTAAATCACAATGCCGTTTGGTTTCGCTGAGCCGTCGGGCATAGCAAACAGCATCAAAGGGCATGTCACATTTAAAAAGGCATACAAGTGATCAGTAATTAAGTTCAAATAAACATATAAACTAACTCAAATACATTTTGTTGTTTGTTATAAACGAAGACAATCTAAATGAGTAATAATTCTATGTTTACTGAAATGTCGACAAACGAGTTGGTGGCTTTATTGTCATCTCCCAAAGCAAAATTTATTGACATCCGTCCGGTTAATGCCTACAATGGTTGGCGG
It encodes:
- a CDS encoding DUF427 domain-containing protein, which encodes MQRDQPETEKAIAKSQDFANVEGNSYFPIESLNKEYFKDGDTQTACHWSGTAFCDDREIDGKVNHNAVWFR